A single window of Microbacterium croceum DNA harbors:
- the infA gene encoding translation initiation factor IF-1, whose product MAKKDGVIEIEGVISEALPNAMFRVELSNGHKVLATISGKMRQNYIRIIPEDRVVVELSPYDLTRGRIVYRYR is encoded by the coding sequence ATGGCTAAGAAAGACGGTGTCATCGAGATCGAGGGCGTGATCTCCGAAGCACTGCCCAACGCGATGTTCCGCGTTGAGCTCAGCAACGGACACAAGGTCCTGGCAACGATCTCCGGCAAGATGCGGCAGAACTACATCCGTATCATCCCCGAGGACCGCGTGGTCGTGGAGCTCAGCCCCTACGACCTCACCCGCGGCCGTATCGTCTACCGCTACCGCTGA
- a CDS encoding Lrp/AsnC family transcriptional regulator, giving the protein MLRMEQSDTAGSPNTLRAPALDEIDARIVRLLGADGRMTNAELAATLGVAPSTAHARLRSLIERGVITGFHASVDERMLGAGLQAIIGVSLRPSARRESIVAFADRVRALPQVIQVFFLGGEDDFLLHIAVADSSQMREFVLEHLSAQSSVASTRTSIVFDYHRNSVAAAFR; this is encoded by the coding sequence ATGCTTCGTATGGAACAGTCGGATACGGCAGGCTCGCCGAACACTCTTCGGGCGCCCGCGCTCGATGAGATCGATGCCCGGATCGTGCGCCTCCTCGGCGCGGACGGCCGGATGACCAACGCCGAGCTCGCCGCCACGCTCGGTGTGGCGCCTTCCACGGCCCACGCGCGCCTGCGGTCGCTGATCGAGCGCGGAGTCATCACCGGTTTCCACGCGAGCGTCGATGAGCGGATGCTGGGCGCGGGTCTCCAGGCGATCATCGGGGTGAGCCTGCGTCCGAGCGCGCGGCGGGAGAGCATCGTCGCGTTCGCCGACCGGGTGCGCGCGCTGCCCCAGGTGATCCAGGTGTTCTTCCTCGGGGGAGAGGACGACTTCCTGCTCCACATCGCGGTGGCCGATTCCTCGCAGATGCGCGAGTTCGTGCTCGAGCACCTCTCGGCGCAGAGCAGCGTCGCATCGACCCGCACCAGCATCGTCTTCGACTACCACCGCAACTCCGTCGCAGCGGCTTTCCGCTAG
- a CDS encoding AMP-binding protein: MVRSTFPDLDIPDLSVYDFLFGDLDDARLDAVALVDGMSGATTTYRELVGQIGLFAGALAARGVGVGTRIGVLCPNIPAFATVFHGILRAGATATTINSLYTPDEIASQLTDAGAEWLITVSPLLPGALAAAAEVGIDADHLIVLDGTEGHPSLPGLLGEGRAAPEVSFDPATHLAVLPYSSGTTGRPKGVMLTHRNLVANVSQCRSTIALGDDDRVLAVLPFFHIYGMTVLLNFALRQRAALVTMPKFDLVEFLRVVAEHRTSWVFIAPPIAVALAKHPLVDQYDLSAIKVIFSGAAPLDGALASAVATRLGCTVCQGYGMTETSPVTHAIPYDRDDIDRSSVGLLLAGTEARLLDAETGAEVEVPADGASEPGELLIRGPQVMSGYLNRPDATAEMLDADGWLHTGDVATVTHDGIFRIVDRLKELIKYKGYQVAPAVLEAVLLEHPSIADAAVIGALDDDGQEVPKAFVVVQQGAELDADAVIAHVAGRVAPHEKVRQVEFIDAIPKSTSGKILRKDLRSR; this comes from the coding sequence ATGGTTCGCAGCACATTCCCCGACCTGGACATCCCGGACCTCTCCGTGTACGACTTCTTGTTCGGCGACCTCGACGATGCGCGTCTGGACGCGGTCGCGCTGGTCGACGGCATGAGCGGCGCGACCACGACCTATCGAGAGCTCGTCGGGCAGATCGGTCTCTTCGCCGGCGCGCTCGCGGCACGGGGCGTCGGCGTCGGGACGCGCATCGGCGTACTGTGCCCGAACATCCCGGCCTTCGCCACGGTCTTCCACGGCATCCTGCGCGCGGGGGCCACAGCCACCACCATCAACTCGCTCTACACCCCTGACGAGATCGCGAGCCAGCTCACCGATGCCGGCGCAGAGTGGCTGATCACCGTGTCTCCCCTGCTGCCCGGAGCTCTCGCTGCTGCGGCCGAGGTCGGCATCGACGCCGATCACCTCATCGTGCTCGATGGGACCGAAGGACACCCGTCGCTCCCCGGGCTCCTGGGCGAGGGACGCGCAGCGCCGGAGGTCTCGTTCGACCCCGCGACACATCTCGCCGTGCTCCCCTACTCCTCGGGGACGACCGGACGCCCGAAGGGTGTGATGCTCACTCACCGCAATCTGGTCGCCAACGTCTCGCAGTGCCGCTCGACGATCGCGCTCGGCGATGACGACCGGGTGCTGGCCGTGCTGCCGTTCTTCCACATCTACGGCATGACGGTGCTCCTCAACTTCGCGCTGCGGCAACGCGCCGCCCTCGTCACCATGCCGAAGTTCGACCTCGTCGAGTTCCTTCGGGTGGTCGCCGAGCATCGCACCAGCTGGGTCTTCATCGCCCCGCCGATCGCGGTGGCGCTCGCGAAGCATCCGCTGGTCGATCAGTACGACCTCTCGGCGATCAAGGTCATCTTCTCGGGGGCCGCCCCGCTGGACGGCGCTCTCGCCTCGGCGGTCGCCACGCGCCTGGGCTGCACGGTGTGCCAGGGCTACGGCATGACAGAGACCAGCCCGGTGACCCACGCCATCCCCTACGATCGCGACGACATCGATCGCTCCTCGGTGGGACTGCTGCTCGCCGGCACGGAGGCGCGTCTGCTCGACGCGGAGACCGGCGCCGAGGTCGAGGTTCCCGCCGACGGAGCCAGCGAGCCGGGAGAGCTCCTCATCCGCGGTCCGCAGGTGATGAGCGGATACCTGAACCGACCGGATGCCACAGCGGAGATGCTCGACGCCGACGGGTGGCTGCACACCGGAGACGTCGCCACGGTCACCCACGACGGTATCTTCCGGATCGTCGACCGCCTCAAGGAACTGATCAAGTACAAGGGCTACCAGGTCGCCCCGGCGGTACTGGAGGCGGTGCTGCTCGAGCATCCGTCGATCGCCGACGCCGCAGTGATCGGCGCGCTGGACGACGACGGCCAGGAGGTGCCGAAGGCATTCGTCGTCGTGCAGCAGGGCGCGGAGCTCGACGCCGATGCCGTGATCGCCCATGTCGCCGGGCGCGTGGCGCCGCACGAGAAGGTGCGTCAGGTCGAGTTCATAGACGCGATCCCGAAGTCGACATCCGGCAAGATCCTGCGCAAGGACCTGCGCTCCCGTTGA
- the rpmJ gene encoding 50S ribosomal protein L36 has protein sequence MKVNPSVKPICDHCKVIRRHGRVMVICKSNPRHKQRQG, from the coding sequence ATGAAGGTCAACCCCAGCGTCAAGCCCATCTGCGATCACTGCAAGGTGATCCGCCGTCACGGCCGCGTCATGGTGATCTGCAAGAGCAACCCGCGTCACAAGCAGCGCCAGGGCTAA
- a CDS encoding sulfite exporter TauE/SafE family protein, with amino-acid sequence MDEVAAGLRRGPRAYAAFIGIGLLAGLLSGLFGVGGGTVIVPLLVLLLQFDQRIAAGTSLAAIVPTASVGVISYAISGSVAWIPALILAAGAVVGAQIGTRLLPRISQTALRWGFVGFLVLVIITLFVVIPSRDATFDLTLLTGLALVGVGLGTGVLAGLIGVGGGVIVVPVLMLAFGTSDLVAKGTSLLMMIPTAVSGTIGNLRTRNVDLPAAAFIGVSACTTTALGAWIATLIDPTVGNILFAAYLVVIAVQMALKAVRGRRKG; translated from the coding sequence GTGGACGAAGTCGCAGCAGGTCTGCGCCGAGGGCCGCGAGCATACGCCGCCTTCATCGGAATCGGCCTGCTCGCCGGGTTGCTCTCCGGTCTCTTCGGCGTCGGCGGGGGCACGGTCATCGTGCCGCTGCTCGTGCTGCTTCTCCAGTTCGACCAGCGCATCGCCGCCGGCACCTCGCTCGCCGCGATCGTGCCGACGGCCAGCGTCGGGGTGATCTCCTACGCCATCTCCGGCTCAGTCGCCTGGATCCCCGCCCTCATCCTCGCGGCCGGGGCCGTGGTTGGCGCGCAGATCGGCACCCGACTCCTTCCGCGGATCTCGCAGACCGCGCTGCGCTGGGGTTTCGTCGGCTTCCTGGTTCTCGTCATCATCACGCTGTTCGTCGTCATTCCTTCGCGCGATGCGACCTTCGATCTCACGCTGCTCACCGGACTCGCGCTGGTCGGAGTGGGGCTCGGCACGGGTGTGCTCGCCGGCCTGATCGGCGTCGGCGGCGGCGTGATCGTCGTCCCCGTCCTGATGCTGGCTTTCGGCACCAGCGATCTGGTGGCCAAGGGCACGTCGTTGCTGATGATGATCCCGACGGCGGTGTCCGGCACGATCGGCAACCTGCGCACCCGCAACGTCGACCTGCCCGCTGCCGCATTCATCGGAGTCTCGGCCTGCACGACGACCGCTCTCGGCGCCTGGATCGCAACCCTGATCGACCCCACGGTCGGCAACATTCTCTTCGCGGCATATCTCGTGGTGATCGCCGTGCAGATGGCGCTCAAGGCCGTGCGAGGTCGCCGCAAGGGCTGA
- the rpsK gene encoding 30S ribosomal protein S11 produces MAAPKAAARKPRRKEKKNIALGQAHIKSTFNNTIVSITDPSGAVIAWASSGGVGFKGSRKSTPYAAGMAAESAARQAAEHGVKKVDVLVKGPGSGRETAIRSLQAAGLEVGSIQDVTPQAHNGCRPPKRRRV; encoded by the coding sequence ATGGCTGCACCCAAGGCCGCCGCGCGCAAGCCGCGCCGCAAGGAAAAGAAGAACATCGCGCTGGGCCAGGCCCACATCAAGTCGACGTTCAACAACACGATCGTCTCGATCACCGACCCGTCCGGCGCCGTCATCGCGTGGGCATCGTCGGGTGGCGTGGGCTTCAAGGGCTCCCGCAAGTCGACCCCGTACGCCGCCGGTATGGCTGCCGAGTCTGCTGCCCGTCAGGCGGCGGAGCACGGCGTCAAGAAGGTCGACGTCCTCGTGAAGGGTCCAGGCTCCGGCCGCGAGACCGCGATCCGTTCGCTCCAGGCCGCAGGCCTCGAGGTCGGCTCGATCCAGGACGTCACCCCGCAGGCGCACAACGGATGCCGCCCGCCGAAGCGTCGCCGCGTCTGA
- a CDS encoding FAS1-like dehydratase domain-containing protein: MAVNTDLIGREFPPTAPYLVGREKVREFARAVFADAPQHTDVEAARAAGYADVVAPPTFAMVIQDLTLQQLLALPDSGIVLSRTIHAEQRFTYSRPIVAGDELVGQLRVTGIRTMAGNALITSEAEITDVAGAHVVTATSVLLVGEDTEDAKEEEGTH, from the coding sequence GTGGCAGTGAACACAGATCTGATCGGCCGGGAGTTCCCGCCGACCGCCCCGTACCTCGTCGGCCGTGAGAAGGTGCGCGAGTTCGCGCGCGCTGTCTTCGCCGATGCCCCTCAGCACACCGACGTGGAGGCGGCCCGCGCGGCCGGTTACGCCGACGTCGTGGCACCGCCGACCTTCGCGATGGTCATCCAGGACCTGACGCTGCAGCAGCTGCTCGCGCTGCCGGACTCGGGCATCGTGTTGTCCCGCACGATCCACGCGGAGCAGCGGTTCACCTACTCGCGACCGATCGTGGCCGGCGACGAGCTCGTCGGACAGCTGCGCGTCACCGGCATCCGCACGATGGCCGGCAACGCACTGATCACCAGCGAGGCTGAGATCACCGATGTCGCCGGCGCCCACGTGGTGACCGCCACCAGCGTCCTGCTGGTCGGCGAGGACACAGAGGATGCCAAGGAAGAGGAGGGGACGCACTGA
- a CDS encoding VOC family protein — protein MSGLVPYLLFPGNAAEAMRHYQSVFGGVLEMFDYEQLDRHDGPSDAIGHATLQGVVALSGADAGIDDDAVQMNGMFLALLGTADASTLTGWFADLSVGGRVIDPLQRRAWGDWDGTLVDRYGIRWLIGYHPQE, from the coding sequence ATGAGCGGACTGGTCCCCTATCTCCTGTTCCCCGGCAACGCCGCCGAGGCGATGCGCCACTATCAATCCGTCTTCGGCGGCGTGCTGGAGATGTTCGACTACGAGCAGCTGGACAGACACGACGGTCCGAGCGACGCGATCGGGCACGCGACGCTGCAGGGCGTCGTGGCGTTGTCCGGAGCGGATGCCGGTATCGACGACGACGCCGTGCAGATGAACGGCATGTTCCTCGCGCTGCTCGGCACCGCCGATGCGTCGACGCTCACCGGCTGGTTCGCCGATCTGTCCGTGGGCGGTCGTGTGATCGACCCGCTGCAGCGGCGTGCCTGGGGTGACTGGGACGGCACGCTCGTCGACCGCTACGGCATCCGCTGGCTGATCGGCTACCACCCGCAGGAGTGA
- the rplQ gene encoding 50S ribosomal protein L17 → MPKPTKGPRLGGGPAHERLMLANLAAALYTHKSIKTTETKAKRLRPLAERLITFAKRGDLHARRRVLAVIGDKSVVHTLFAEIAPLVADREGGYTRITKVGNRKGDNAPMAVIELVLEPVNPKPKSAKKTAKAEKPAEVVEEAPVEEAPVEEAPEAAAEEAPAEETTEAPAEEKSE, encoded by the coding sequence ATGCCCAAGCCCACTAAGGGTCCCCGCCTCGGAGGCGGCCCCGCACACGAGCGCCTCATGCTTGCGAACCTCGCAGCCGCGCTCTACACCCACAAGTCGATCAAGACGACCGAGACGAAGGCCAAGCGCCTCCGTCCGCTCGCTGAGCGTCTGATCACCTTCGCCAAGCGTGGCGACCTGCACGCGCGTCGTCGCGTGCTGGCCGTCATCGGTGACAAGAGCGTCGTCCACACGCTCTTCGCCGAGATCGCTCCGCTCGTCGCGGACCGCGAGGGTGGCTACACCCGTATCACCAAGGTCGGGAACCGCAAGGGCGACAACGCCCCCATGGCCGTGATCGAGCTCGTCCTCGAGCCCGTCAACCCGAAGCCGAAGTCGGCCAAGAAGACCGCCAAGGCTGAGAAGCCGGCCGAGGTCGTCGAGGAGGCTCCCGTCGAGGAGGCTCCCGTCGAGGAGGCTCCCGAGGCTGCCGCGGAGGAGGCTCCCGCTGAGGAGACCACCGAGGCTCCCGCCGAGGAGAAGTCCGAGTAA
- the ald gene encoding alanine dehydrogenase: MKIGVPTEVKNNENRVALTPAGTDRLVHEGHRVLVQSGAGLGSSISDDAYRAAGAEIVDSAAEVWGDADLLIKVKEPIAQEYGFLRPDLTLFTYLHLAADRPLTTALVDAGTTAVAYETVQLPDRSLPLLVPMSEIAGRLSVPMGSYSLLRSNGGRGTLLGGIAGTPRAKTVVIGGGVAGEHAAANALGLGSKVTVIDISLPRLRELEHRYGGALETRASSRYDIAEELATADLVIGSVLIPGAAAPKLVTDEMVATMKPGSVLVDIAIDQGGCFEGSRPTTHDAPTFPVHDSIYYCVANMPGAVPETATRALTNATLPYVSAIAGKGWERAAADDAALAKGLNVQGGRIVLDAVARAHGL; the protein is encoded by the coding sequence ATGAAGATCGGCGTACCCACTGAGGTCAAGAACAACGAGAACCGCGTCGCGTTGACGCCCGCAGGCACCGACCGCCTCGTCCACGAGGGGCACCGAGTGCTCGTGCAGTCCGGCGCCGGCCTCGGATCGAGCATCTCCGACGACGCCTACCGCGCCGCCGGCGCCGAGATCGTCGACTCCGCGGCCGAGGTCTGGGGCGACGCCGACCTCCTGATCAAGGTCAAGGAGCCGATCGCGCAGGAGTACGGCTTCCTGCGACCGGACCTCACCCTCTTCACCTACCTGCACCTCGCCGCCGACCGTCCGCTGACCACGGCCCTCGTCGACGCCGGGACCACGGCGGTGGCCTACGAGACCGTGCAGCTGCCCGACCGCAGCCTGCCGCTCCTGGTGCCGATGAGTGAGATCGCCGGCCGACTCTCCGTGCCCATGGGCTCCTATTCGCTGCTGCGCTCGAATGGCGGACGCGGCACCCTGCTCGGCGGCATCGCGGGCACGCCGCGTGCCAAGACGGTCGTCATCGGCGGCGGCGTCGCCGGCGAGCACGCCGCGGCCAATGCGCTCGGCCTCGGCTCGAAGGTCACCGTGATCGACATCTCGCTGCCGCGCCTGCGCGAGCTCGAGCACCGCTACGGCGGTGCGCTGGAGACCCGCGCCTCCAGCCGTTACGACATCGCCGAGGAGCTCGCGACCGCCGACCTCGTGATCGGCTCCGTGCTCATCCCCGGTGCCGCCGCCCCCAAGCTCGTCACCGACGAGATGGTCGCGACCATGAAGCCCGGCTCGGTGCTCGTCGACATCGCGATCGACCAGGGCGGATGCTTCGAGGGTTCGCGCCCGACCACGCACGACGCTCCCACCTTCCCGGTGCACGATTCGATCTACTACTGCGTGGCGAACATGCCCGGCGCCGTTCCCGAGACAGCGACCCGCGCTCTGACCAACGCGACGCTGCCGTACGTCTCGGCGATCGCGGGCAAGGGCTGGGAGCGCGCCGCTGCGGATGACGCCGCCCTCGCGAAGGGCCTGAACGTGCAGGGCGGACGCATCGTGCTGGATGCCGTCGCGCGGGCGCACGGCCTGTGA
- a CDS encoding MaoC/PaaZ C-terminal domain-containing protein, producing MSYSVGDVLAERTVHLTRESLVRYAGASGDFNPIHYRDDIATAVGLPGVLAHGMLTMGIASSVLLAALDPGVRILDYGVRFTKPVVVDPVEGADVHVIATVGAVDDEAARVDLKVTFGDATVLVKAQLRIAA from the coding sequence ATGTCGTATTCCGTCGGAGACGTCCTCGCCGAACGCACCGTGCACCTGACCCGAGAGTCGCTCGTGCGCTACGCCGGAGCATCCGGAGACTTCAACCCCATCCACTACCGCGACGACATCGCCACCGCGGTGGGACTGCCGGGCGTCCTCGCCCACGGCATGCTCACGATGGGCATCGCCTCATCCGTGCTCCTCGCCGCGCTCGACCCCGGCGTGCGCATTCTCGACTACGGCGTTCGTTTCACGAAGCCCGTGGTCGTCGACCCGGTGGAGGGCGCTGATGTGCACGTCATCGCGACCGTCGGCGCCGTCGATGACGAAGCCGCACGGGTCGACCTGAAGGTCACCTTCGGTGACGCCACCGTGCTCGTCAAGGCGCAGCTGCGCATCGCGGCCTGA
- the rpsM gene encoding 30S ribosomal protein S13 has translation MARLAGVDIPRDKRVVIALTYIYGVGRTRSVEILKATEIDESIRVKDLSDDQLIALRDYIEGNYKVEGDLRREVAADIRRKVEIGSYEGIRHRRGLPVRGQRTKTNARTRKGPKRTVAGKKKAR, from the coding sequence ATGGCACGTCTTGCCGGCGTTGACATCCCGCGCGATAAGCGCGTGGTGATCGCCCTTACCTACATCTACGGCGTCGGCCGTACCCGCTCGGTCGAGATCCTCAAGGCAACGGAGATCGACGAGAGCATCCGCGTGAAGGACCTCAGCGACGACCAGCTGATCGCCCTCCGCGACTACATCGAAGGCAACTACAAGGTGGAGGGTGACCTGCGCCGCGAGGTCGCCGCAGACATCCGCCGCAAGGTCGAGATCGGCTCCTACGAGGGCATCCGCCACCGTCGTGGTCTCCCGGTCCGTGGTCAGCGCACCAAGACCAACGCCCGTACCCGCAAGGGCCCGAAGCGCACCGTCGCAGGCAAGAAGAAGGCCCGCTAA
- a CDS encoding pyridoxal phosphate-dependent aminotransferase: MTERAPLSRKLSAIAESATLKVDAKAKALKAEGKDIISYAAGEPDFATPQFIVDAAAEALADPANYRYTPAAGLPALREAIAAKTLRDSGLEVSPSQVIVTNGGKQSVYQAFQTVVNPGDEVLLPAPYWTTYPEAIRLADGTPVEVFAGADQDYKVTVEQLEAARTERTTALVFVSPSNPTGSVYTEEETAAIGEWALEHGIWIISDEIYQNLTYEGVKATSIVEAVPAVAGQTILVNGVAKTYAMTGWRVGWMVGPADAIKVAGNLQSHLTSNVNNVAQKAAIAALNGPQTEAEQMREAFDRRRRLIVSELSKIDGLVVPNPLGAFYVYPDVQGLLGRTWGGVTPTTSLELADLILEQAEVAVVPGEAFGPSGYIRMSYALGDEALLTGVQRLQRLFS, from the coding sequence GTGACTGAACGCGCTCCTCTCTCCCGCAAACTGTCCGCGATCGCCGAGTCTGCGACCCTCAAGGTCGATGCGAAGGCGAAGGCTCTCAAGGCGGAAGGCAAGGACATCATCTCCTATGCCGCCGGCGAGCCGGATTTCGCGACGCCGCAGTTCATCGTGGATGCCGCCGCCGAGGCTCTCGCCGACCCCGCGAACTACCGGTACACCCCCGCAGCAGGTCTCCCCGCGCTGCGTGAGGCGATCGCCGCGAAGACTCTGCGCGACTCCGGTCTCGAGGTGTCCCCGAGCCAGGTCATCGTGACCAACGGCGGCAAGCAGTCCGTGTACCAGGCGTTCCAGACCGTGGTGAACCCGGGCGACGAGGTGCTGCTCCCCGCCCCCTACTGGACCACCTACCCCGAGGCGATCCGCCTGGCCGACGGCACACCCGTCGAGGTGTTCGCCGGCGCCGACCAGGATTACAAGGTCACGGTCGAGCAGCTCGAAGCCGCCCGCACCGAGCGCACCACGGCGCTCGTCTTCGTGTCACCATCGAACCCGACCGGCTCGGTGTACACCGAGGAAGAGACCGCGGCCATCGGCGAGTGGGCACTCGAGCACGGCATCTGGATCATCAGCGACGAGATCTACCAGAACCTCACCTACGAGGGCGTGAAGGCGACGTCGATCGTCGAGGCCGTGCCTGCTGTCGCCGGCCAGACGATCCTGGTCAACGGCGTCGCCAAGACCTACGCCATGACCGGATGGCGCGTGGGCTGGATGGTCGGGCCGGCCGATGCCATCAAGGTCGCCGGCAACCTGCAGTCGCATCTCACGAGCAACGTGAACAACGTCGCCCAGAAGGCCGCGATCGCCGCGCTCAACGGCCCGCAGACCGAGGCGGAGCAGATGCGCGAGGCCTTCGACCGCCGCCGCCGCCTCATCGTCTCGGAGCTCTCGAAGATCGACGGACTGGTCGTGCCGAACCCGCTCGGTGCCTTCTACGTGTACCCCGACGTGCAGGGCCTGCTCGGCCGCACCTGGGGCGGAGTGACACCGACCACGTCTCTCGAGCTGGCCGACCTGATCCTGGAGCAGGCCGAGGTCGCTGTGGTGCCCGGCGAGGCGTTCGGCCCCAGCGGCTACATCCGCATGTCGTACGCCCTCGGGGACGAGGCCCTGCTCACGGGCGTACAGCGCCTCCAGCGCCTGTTCTCCTGA
- a CDS encoding DNA-directed RNA polymerase subunit alpha → MLIAQRPTLTEEKIVENRSRFIIEPLEPGFGYTIGNALRRSLLSSIPGAAVTSVRIDGVLHEFSTIPGVKEDVTEIILNIKQLVVSSERDEPITAYLRKTGAGEVTAADISAPAGVEVHNPELVIATLNDTAKFELELTIERGRGYVSATQNRNEYAEAGQVPIDSIYSPVLKVSYRVEATRAGERTDFDKLVLDVETKSSISPRDAVASAAKTLTELFGLARELNVEAEGIEIGPAPVEAVNSSELSMPIEDLDLSVRSYNCLKREGINTVSELVALSETQLMNIRNFGQKSVDEVRDKLISLGLSLKDSVPGFDGAHFYGGSEDESF, encoded by the coding sequence GTGCTTATTGCACAGCGTCCCACACTGACCGAGGAAAAGATCGTCGAGAACCGTAGCCGGTTCATCATCGAGCCTCTGGAGCCCGGCTTCGGTTACACGATCGGCAACGCGCTGCGCCGCAGCCTGCTTTCGTCGATCCCCGGCGCCGCGGTCACCAGCGTTCGCATCGACGGTGTGCTGCACGAGTTCAGCACCATCCCCGGCGTGAAGGAGGATGTCACCGAGATCATCCTCAACATCAAGCAGCTGGTCGTCTCCTCGGAGCGCGACGAGCCCATCACGGCGTACCTGCGCAAGACCGGTGCGGGCGAAGTGACCGCCGCTGACATCTCGGCTCCGGCCGGTGTCGAGGTCCACAACCCCGAGCTCGTCATCGCGACGCTCAACGACACCGCGAAGTTCGAGCTCGAGCTGACGATCGAGCGTGGCCGTGGCTACGTCTCGGCGACGCAGAACCGCAACGAGTACGCCGAGGCCGGCCAGGTGCCGATCGACTCGATCTACTCGCCCGTCCTGAAGGTCAGCTACCGCGTCGAGGCGACTCGTGCCGGTGAGCGCACCGACTTCGACAAGCTCGTCCTCGACGTCGAGACCAAGTCCTCGATCAGCCCCCGCGACGCCGTCGCGTCGGCTGCGAAGACGCTGACCGAGCTGTTCGGTCTCGCTCGCGAGCTGAACGTCGAGGCCGAGGGCATCGAGATCGGCCCGGCGCCGGTGGAGGCAGTGAACTCCAGCGAGCTGTCGATGCCGATCGAGGACCTCGACCTGTCGGTCCGTTCGTACAACTGCCTGAAGCGTGAGGGCATCAACACCGTTTCTGAGCTCGTCGCCCTGTCGGAGACGCAGCTCATGAACATCCGCAATTTCGGCCAGAAGTCGGTCGACGAGGTGCGCGACAAGCTCATCTCGCTCGGTCTGTCGCTCAAGGATTCGGTGCCCGGTTTCGACGGCGCCCACTTCTACGGCGGCAGCGAAGACGAGTCCTTCTGA
- a CDS encoding UDP-N-acetylmuramate dehydrogenase → MQEIDPIRLADLTTLRTGAAPERMQEATTTAGLVEALRDTWARGDEWFVLGGGSNLFVGDEPFEGTVIRIRTTGIEELPSPHAGRIRLRAQAGHGWDDFVAYAVEHGYAGLEAMSGIPGTVGAAPVQNIGAYGQEVQETLVEVELIDESTGEISTVPAAALGLGFRTSVLKHHYGSEPQRRAVILSVTVDLVVTPERIVRGEQLRRALGLDSDAPVSLSWVRERILATRGSKGMLLDENDPDTHGVGSFFQNAIVPESVARALPPECPRWPVAPDLDAITIIPLANYDGLVPAPRRGPTDVKVSAAWLIEHAGIRKGFRLPRSRAAVSTKHALALTNRGGASAAEVAELARFIQSRVHAEFGLVLQPEPVLVGVEL, encoded by the coding sequence ATGCAGGAGATCGATCCGATCCGTCTCGCCGACCTCACGACGCTCCGCACGGGGGCTGCCCCCGAGCGGATGCAGGAGGCCACGACCACCGCGGGACTCGTCGAGGCCCTGCGCGATACCTGGGCTCGCGGCGACGAGTGGTTCGTGCTCGGCGGCGGTTCCAACCTCTTCGTCGGAGATGAGCCCTTCGAGGGCACGGTCATCCGCATCCGCACCACCGGGATCGAAGAGCTGCCCTCGCCGCATGCCGGCCGCATCCGTCTTCGCGCACAGGCGGGGCACGGGTGGGATGACTTCGTCGCCTACGCCGTGGAGCACGGCTATGCGGGGCTCGAGGCGATGTCCGGGATCCCCGGCACTGTCGGTGCTGCCCCGGTACAGAACATCGGTGCCTACGGGCAGGAGGTGCAGGAGACCCTGGTCGAGGTCGAGCTGATCGACGAGAGCACAGGCGAGATCTCCACCGTTCCCGCCGCTGCGCTCGGGCTCGGATTCCGCACCTCGGTGCTCAAGCACCACTACGGCAGCGAGCCGCAGCGCCGAGCCGTCATCCTGTCCGTCACCGTCGACCTGGTCGTGACGCCGGAGCGCATCGTGCGCGGGGAGCAGCTGCGCCGAGCCCTCGGGCTCGACAGCGACGCTCCGGTCTCCCTGTCGTGGGTGCGCGAGCGGATCCTCGCCACCCGCGGGTCCAAGGGGATGCTGCTCGACGAGAACGATCCAGACACGCACGGCGTGGGGTCCTTCTTCCAGAACGCGATCGTGCCGGAATCCGTCGCCCGCGCGCTGCCTCCGGAGTGCCCGCGTTGGCCCGTCGCCCCCGATCTCGACGCGATCACGATCATCCCGCTGGCGAACTACGACGGCCTGGTTCCCGCCCCGCGGCGTGGTCCCACCGACGTCAAGGTGAGCGCCGCCTGGCTCATCGAACACGCCGGGATCCGCAAGGGGTTCAGGCTGCCCCGCTCGCGTGCCGCTGTATCGACAAAGCACGCCCTTGCGCTCACGAACCGTGGGGGAGCGAGCGCCGCCGAGGTCGCAGAGCTCGCGCGCTTCATCCAGAGCCGAGTCCACGCGGAGTTCGGGCTGGTGCTCCAGCCGGAACCGGTGCTGGTCGGCGTCGAGCTCTGA